Proteins encoded together in one Lathyrus oleraceus cultivar Zhongwan6 chromosome 5, CAAS_Psat_ZW6_1.0, whole genome shotgun sequence window:
- the LOC127083185 gene encoding glycine-rich RNA-binding protein 4, mitochondrial codes for MAFCNKLGNLLRQGATQSSHAPVSSMLNYLRHMSSSKLFIGGLSYGVDDQSLKDAFASYGEVVEARVITDRDTGRSRGFGFVNFTSDESATSALSAMDGQDLNGRNIRVSYANDRPSAPRGGGGGYGGGYGDGFSNRGGGGGGGGW; via the exons ATGGCTTTCTGCAACAAGCTTGGAAACCTCTTGAGGCAGGGTGCCACTCAGAGCAGCCATGCTCCCGTTTCATCCATGCTTAACTATCTTCGCCATATGTCATCAAGCAAGCTTTTCATTGGAG GCCTTTCTTATGGAGTTGATGATCAGTCTCTTAAGGATGCATTTGCAAGCTATGGGGAGGTCGTTGAGG CAAGAGTTATCACTGATAGAGACACCGGAAGATCGAGGGGATTTGGTTTTGTCAACTTCACCAGTGACGAGTCTGCAACTTCAGCACTCTCTGCTATGGACGGACAG GATTTGAATGGGCGAAACATTCGTGTGTCTTATGCAAATGACAGACCTTCTGCACCtcgtggtggtggtggtggttaTGGTGGTGGCTATGGGGATGGTTTTTCAAACCGTGGTGGCGGTGGCGGAGGTGGCGGTTGGTGA